One segment of Solanum lycopersicum chromosome 1, SLM_r2.1 DNA contains the following:
- the LOC101256625 gene encoding protein SRC2-like, which produces MEYPTLDINVVSGKDLNKVNLITKMDVYVVVSISGADDDRSNQKTKTHVDHDGDNNPTWNFPIKFTIDDSPAVQNRLHLVFKLRCQRALGDKDIGQVEVPIKELLESSNTTKQFVSYQIRKPSGKPKGQLTFSYQFSDKITGNTVVDSKIENPVTAYPAANPTPMVGSTSVYPPIPPPQQGPSGLYPPPPIYASGGSGPAPPPPVAYPPSATAGYPPQPMGYPPVAAGGYGYGYPPVAAYTPPPQYGYPPHQGGHGYGYPQVQRPPKKNNNNMALGLGAGLLGGALGGMIIGDAISDVGGGFDGGFGDVGGFDF; this is translated from the coding sequence ATGGAGTATCCAACATTAGACATAAATGTTGTCTCCGGAAAAGATCTCAACAAGGTCAATCTCATCACAAAAATGGATGTATACGTCGTCGTTTCAATCTCCGGCGCCGATGACGACAGATCTAATCAGAAAACCAAAACCCACGTTGATCATGACGGTGACAATAACCCTACCTGGAATTTCCCCATCAAATTCACCATAGATGATAGCCCTGCTGTTCAAAACCGTTTGCATCTTGTTTTCAAGCTTCGATGTCAAAGGGCGCTTGGAGATAAAGATATTGGACAAGTTGAGGTACCCATCAAAGAGCTTCTCGAATCTTCCAATACCACTAAACAATTTGTAAGTTATCAAATCAGAAAACCTTCCGGTAAACCCAAAGGTCAACTCACTTTTTCCTATCAATTTAGTGATAAGATCACCGGTAATACTGTCGTTGATTCTAAAATTGAAAACCCCGTTACTGCTTATCCGGCGGCAAATCCAACCCCGATGGTGGGATCCACTTCTGTGTACCCACCAATACCGCCGCCGCAGCAAGGTCCAAGTGGGCTATACCCACCGCCTCCGATCTACGCTTCTGGTGGGAGTGGTCCTGCTCCTCCACCGCCGGTGGCATATCCACCATCTGCAACGGCAGGTTATCCACCGCAACCGATGGGTTATCCACCAGTTGCAGCGGGAGGATATGGATATGGATATCCACCGGTGGCGGCATATACTCCGCCACCGCAGTATGGATATCCACCTCATCAAGGTGGACATGGATATGGGTATCCACAGGTGCAACGGCCGCCgaagaagaataataataacatggcGTTAGGATTAGGGGCGGGTTTGCTTGGTGGAGCACTTGGAGGAATGATAATCGGAGATGCAATATCAGATGTTGGAGGAGGTTTTGATGGTGGATTTGGTGATGTTGGGggatttgatttttga